In one window of Nocardioides panacisoli DNA:
- a CDS encoding potassium channel family protein, producing the protein MTRVESWERRTEIPLVLLALAFLVAYAWPILDTTLDGDVRTWLWVVSWTVWAAFAIDFAVRLALAEQRVHYAKTHWYDVAMIALPMLRPLRLLRLLALTRLLGRSATRNLARRVTTYVVGATVMTIGLSALAVVDAERGHPDANLTEVGDGIWWACVTVTTVGYGDHYPVTTEGRFIAGALMLVGIALVGSVTAAVASWFVEQLQAENDQAPEG; encoded by the coding sequence ATGACCCGAGTCGAATCCTGGGAGCGGCGCACGGAGATCCCGCTCGTGCTCCTCGCACTGGCGTTCCTGGTGGCCTACGCATGGCCGATCCTCGACACCACCCTCGACGGCGACGTCCGCACGTGGTTGTGGGTGGTGTCCTGGACGGTCTGGGCGGCGTTCGCGATCGACTTCGCGGTGCGCCTCGCGTTGGCCGAGCAGCGCGTCCACTACGCGAAGACACACTGGTACGACGTCGCAATGATCGCGCTGCCGATGCTGCGGCCCCTACGCCTGCTGCGGCTGCTCGCGCTGACCCGCCTGCTCGGGCGGTCGGCGACCCGCAACCTCGCCCGGCGCGTGACGACGTACGTCGTCGGGGCCACCGTGATGACGATCGGGCTCTCGGCGCTCGCCGTCGTCGACGCCGAGCGCGGCCACCCCGACGCCAACCTCACCGAGGTCGGCGACGGGATCTGGTGGGCCTGCGTGACCGTGACGACCGTGGGCTACGGCGACCACTACCCCGTCACCACGGAGGGCCGGTTCATCGCCGGTGCGCTGATGCTGGTCGGCATCGCGCTCGTCGGTTCGGTGACGGCCGCCGTGGCCAGCTGGTTCGTCGAGCAGCTGCAGGCCGAGAACGACCAGGCCCCCGAGGGGTGA
- a CDS encoding nucleotidyltransferase family protein codes for MSEPTDHALRLRAALDQQRSGLTEVLDRFSAANPRLFGSVARGDAREGSDLDLLVDLAPGAGNDLLRLAGLSEELSELLGTQVDVVAAPLLRDEVSATALKDAVAV; via the coding sequence ATGAGCGAACCGACTGACCACGCTTTGCGGCTTCGCGCTGCGCTGGACCAGCAGCGCAGTGGGCTGACTGAGGTGTTGGACCGGTTCAGTGCGGCGAACCCGAGGTTGTTCGGGTCGGTGGCTCGCGGTGACGCCCGAGAGGGCAGTGATCTGGACCTCCTCGTCGACCTGGCACCGGGCGCGGGCAACGATCTGCTCCGCCTAGCAGGGCTGAGCGAGGAGCTGAGCGAGCTTCTCGGCACTCAGGTCGACGTCGTGGCCGCGCCGCTCCTGCGCGATGAGGTCTCCGCTACTGCACTCAAGGACGCGGTGGCTGTGTGA
- a CDS encoding YihY/virulence factor BrkB family protein gives MTAEELGAARTAASGSSLRRSLHVSWRIVVTTVGSCLKYRVTGLAAEAAFFAVLSVPPLVFALAGAVGYVSDRFTAAQVDQITSSVVDLFSTFLTDSAVNRVIQPTMAEVLDGGRFDVISLGFVLALWSGSRALNVFVDTITIMHGLGGHRGIVKTRALSFSLYIMAMVTGGVTIPLVVAGPTIVRGILPERALFLMNFYWPVVVVLCICFLATLYHVSVPVRTKWRFNLPGATFALLAWIVGSGLLRWILTVTAQDSRSIYGPLAAPIAVLIWLYVVAIAVLIGAAVNAACDTVFQPESTTTARRELMARLRSRVAEARERW, from the coding sequence ATGACCGCTGAGGAGCTGGGCGCAGCACGCACTGCTGCGTCCGGGTCCTCGCTCCGCCGCTCCCTGCACGTGTCGTGGCGGATCGTGGTCACGACCGTCGGGTCCTGCCTGAAGTACCGCGTCACCGGCCTGGCCGCGGAGGCCGCCTTCTTCGCCGTGCTGTCGGTGCCGCCCCTGGTCTTCGCGCTCGCGGGCGCCGTCGGCTACGTCTCCGACCGCTTCACCGCGGCCCAGGTGGACCAGATCACCTCCTCGGTGGTCGACCTGTTCTCCACCTTCCTCACCGACTCCGCGGTCAACCGGGTGATCCAGCCGACGATGGCGGAGGTGCTCGACGGCGGTCGCTTCGACGTGATCTCGCTCGGCTTCGTGCTGGCACTGTGGTCGGGTTCGCGTGCCCTCAACGTCTTCGTCGACACCATCACGATCATGCACGGGCTCGGCGGTCACCGAGGGATCGTCAAGACGCGGGCCCTGTCGTTCTCGCTCTACATCATGGCGATGGTCACCGGGGGAGTGACGATCCCGCTGGTCGTGGCCGGTCCGACGATCGTGCGCGGGATCCTGCCCGAACGGGCGCTGTTCCTGATGAACTTCTACTGGCCCGTCGTCGTCGTGCTGTGCATCTGCTTCCTCGCCACGCTCTACCACGTGTCGGTGCCGGTCCGGACCAAGTGGCGCTTCAACCTGCCCGGGGCCACGTTCGCACTCCTCGCATGGATCGTCGGCTCGGGCCTGCTGCGGTGGATCCTCACCGTGACGGCGCAGGACTCACGGTCGATCTACGGCCCGTTGGCTGCTCCGATCGCGGTGCTGATCTGGCTCTACGTGGTCGCGATCGCGGTCCTGATCGGCGCCGCGGTCAACGCCGCCTGCGACACCGTCTTCCAGCCCGAGAGCACGACGACCGCCCGCCGCGAGCTCATGGCGCGGCTGCGATCTCGCGTCGCTGAGGCGAGGGAGCGCTGGTGA
- a CDS encoding thermonuclease family protein, giving the protein MILAMHPLAPLARLLVLGLLLGHLAVLGIGTAPHAAAADKDCGDFDTQAQAQRFFLNNNPGADPHRLDADGDRVACETLPCPCNNSTKPSGGTKGTTTQPKAKKTLRQRGRVVRVIDGDTVDVRLGKRVKRVRMIGINTPERGRCGYGTATRKLTRFLPKGQRVLLVSDPTQDYKDRYGRLLRYVKKGNSDANRRQVKSGMSRVYVYRKPFKKVSSFRSAQRMAKNHNRGLWRQCW; this is encoded by the coding sequence ATGATTCTCGCCATGCACCCACTCGCGCCGCTCGCGCGTCTCCTCGTCCTCGGGCTCCTGCTCGGCCACCTCGCCGTCCTCGGGATCGGCACCGCACCCCACGCGGCCGCTGCCGACAAGGATTGCGGCGACTTCGACACCCAGGCCCAGGCCCAGCGGTTCTTCCTCAACAACAACCCCGGCGCCGACCCCCACCGCCTCGACGCCGACGGCGACCGGGTGGCCTGCGAGACCCTGCCCTGCCCGTGCAACAACAGCACCAAGCCCTCCGGCGGCACAAAGGGCACCACGACGCAGCCGAAGGCGAAGAAGACGCTGCGCCAGCGCGGCCGCGTCGTCCGCGTGATCGACGGCGACACCGTCGACGTGCGCCTGGGCAAGCGCGTCAAGCGGGTCCGGATGATCGGCATCAACACCCCCGAGCGTGGACGCTGCGGCTACGGCACGGCGACGCGCAAGCTGACGAGGTTCCTGCCGAAGGGGCAGCGGGTCCTGCTCGTGTCCGACCCGACGCAGGACTACAAGGACCGCTACGGCCGGCTGCTGCGCTACGTGAAGAAGGGCAACTCCGACGCCAACCGACGCCAGGTGAAGTCCGGGATGTCGAGGGTCTACGTCTACCGCAAGCCGTTCAAGAAGGTGTCGTCCTTCCGGTCGGCGCAGCGGATGGCCAAGAACCACAACCGCGGTCTCTGGCGCCAGTGCTGGTGA
- a CDS encoding nucleotidyltransferase family protein → MSEPTDHALRLRAALEQQRSELTGTLERFSAANPRLFGSVARGDAEEGSDLDLLVDLTPGAGNELLRVAGLAEELSELLGVRVDVVAAPLLRDEVSATALKDAVAV, encoded by the coding sequence ATGAGCGAGCCAACGGACCACGCATTGAGGCTCCGCGCTGCGCTCGAACAGCAGCGCAGTGAGCTGACTGGGACGCTGGAAAGGTTCAGTGCGGCGAACCCGCGGTTGTTCGGATCGGTGGCGCGCGGTGACGCCGAAGAGGGCAGCGACCTCGATCTTCTCGTCGACCTGACGCCAGGGGCAGGCAATGAGCTACTCCGCGTGGCGGGGCTTGCGGAGGAGCTGAGTGAGCTTCTTGGGGTCCGGGTCGATGTCGTGGCCGCGCCGCTCCTGCGCGATGAGGTCTCTGCAACCGCGCTCAAGGACGCGGTGGCTGTGTGA
- a CDS encoding SigE family RNA polymerase sigma factor has translation MDRNAEFSAYVAARWSRLVRAAVLLGCSQVEAEDVVQTALMRCLIHWSKVQRAEDRDAYVHRIVVNTFTSSRRRRWTREKATADMPEASTPDQTSSIDTADAVLRSLDRLSGDQRTAVVLRYYAHLSEHQMAVVLGVAPGTVKSRLSRALQVLADDSDLAELRGTP, from the coding sequence ATGGACAGGAACGCCGAGTTCAGCGCGTACGTCGCGGCCAGGTGGTCGCGGCTCGTTCGGGCTGCTGTCCTACTCGGCTGCTCACAAGTGGAGGCCGAGGACGTGGTGCAGACGGCGCTGATGCGCTGCCTGATTCACTGGAGCAAGGTCCAACGGGCGGAGGACCGTGACGCGTACGTGCACCGCATCGTCGTCAACACCTTCACTTCGTCACGACGACGACGGTGGACACGCGAAAAAGCGACCGCGGACATGCCGGAGGCGTCTACCCCCGATCAGACCTCGAGCATCGACACCGCCGACGCTGTGCTGCGCAGTCTCGATCGGCTCAGCGGCGACCAGCGAACTGCGGTGGTGCTGCGCTACTACGCCCACCTGAGTGAGCATCAGATGGCCGTCGTCCTCGGCGTGGCTCCTGGAACCGTCAAGAGCCGCCTGTCACGAGCGTTGCAGGTCCTCGCCGACGACTCCGACCTGGCCGAACTGCGAGGGACGCCATGA
- a CDS encoding DUF86 domain-containing protein, which produces MSRSEAERLADIRGAISRCIAYRDHLDSAELGPMAYDAVLRNLAVIGEAVKALPDDFKHERASIPWTSIAGLRNAVVHEYFRVNPELVRDIVDNQLAALLTELD; this is translated from the coding sequence GTGAGTCGCTCGGAAGCGGAGCGGTTGGCAGACATCCGCGGTGCGATCTCGAGATGCATCGCATACCGCGACCATCTCGATTCGGCAGAGTTGGGGCCGATGGCTTACGACGCCGTGCTCCGCAACCTCGCGGTGATCGGCGAGGCGGTCAAGGCTCTGCCCGATGACTTCAAGCACGAGCGCGCGAGCATCCCTTGGACCTCGATCGCAGGCCTGCGCAACGCCGTTGTCCACGAGTACTTCCGGGTCAACCCGGAACTTGTCAGGGACATCGTCGACAACCAGCTGGCCGCCCTGCTGACCGAGTTGGACTGA
- a CDS encoding META domain-containing protein, whose translation MTNDQRLTELLEHTAGQVYVRPPPVESMVGAADRVRRRRRAGTAVVTSILVILLGGVAFAIHDANAPRTPVAGEDHDLANPDTDTATVFRAEFSSMTGAETRAGECPTLTGFRPEAVPIPSTGDRARHAVQALVADQSPGRPAIRAFSRPDGSYRVRSVVHDGSVINVDLDKDPWDPYPTIDMACPPDGAVAMQQIVRTAQEALDSEDAVLLTVNGTPARGIWLHRLKGPVAAWADTTTGTDALNGSWDVVALVGKSGKSVLPAELQGEVSLTLDNGNLVGDTGCNSLRGTYDRRSNNNGAGQRLSIEDLAATTADCDVEAPLLERLKAVRYTTAVGGDRYLHSATWMIVARLQRR comes from the coding sequence ATGACGAACGACCAGCGACTCACCGAACTGCTCGAGCACACCGCCGGTCAGGTCTATGTTCGACCACCACCCGTGGAATCCATGGTCGGTGCCGCCGATCGGGTCCGCCGCCGGCGACGCGCCGGCACCGCAGTCGTGACATCGATACTGGTCATCCTGCTCGGAGGTGTCGCGTTTGCGATCCACGACGCGAACGCCCCCCGAACTCCGGTCGCAGGCGAGGACCACGACTTGGCCAACCCGGATACCGACACGGCGACCGTGTTCCGAGCAGAGTTCAGCTCGATGACCGGGGCCGAGACGCGGGCAGGGGAGTGCCCGACGCTGACCGGGTTCCGACCCGAGGCCGTACCAATTCCCAGCACCGGTGACCGAGCGCGTCATGCTGTCCAAGCCCTCGTAGCCGACCAGAGCCCCGGTCGACCCGCGATTCGCGCATTCTCGCGACCAGACGGGTCCTACAGGGTTCGTTCGGTCGTTCACGACGGCTCGGTGATCAACGTCGACCTCGACAAGGACCCCTGGGACCCGTACCCGACCATCGACATGGCCTGCCCTCCTGACGGGGCGGTGGCGATGCAGCAGATCGTCCGCACCGCTCAAGAGGCTCTCGACTCCGAGGACGCGGTACTGCTCACCGTCAACGGGACCCCCGCACGCGGCATCTGGCTGCACCGGTTGAAAGGTCCCGTCGCTGCCTGGGCAGACACCACCACAGGAACCGACGCGCTGAACGGCAGCTGGGACGTCGTCGCACTCGTCGGCAAGTCGGGCAAGTCGGTGCTGCCGGCGGAGCTGCAGGGCGAGGTGTCCTTGACCTTGGACAATGGCAACCTCGTCGGTGACACCGGCTGCAACTCGCTACGTGGCACCTATGACCGCCGCTCCAACAACAATGGGGCGGGGCAGCGGCTCAGCATCGAGGACCTGGCGGCCACCACTGCCGATTGCGACGTGGAGGCACCATTGCTCGAGCGCCTCAAAGCAGTGCGCTACACCACCGCCGTGGGCGGGGACCGCTACCTCCACTCCGCGACGTGGATGATTGTCGCGCGACTCCAGCGTCGATGA
- a CDS encoding potassium channel family protein, translated as MRGGQAEGSANVALPERDASPWRQLAVRLGAAAGILVGAALLVYFDRSAYTDTSDGSVSLVDAFYYTTVTLSTTGYGDIAPIETHARLINAFIITPARIAFLVLLIGTTLEVLAAQGREQFRIARWRKNMANHVVVIGYGTKGRSAVETLINNGQERERVVVVDPSQDALVDAHADQLAVITGDATRRDVLRRAGVSSADQVIITTDRDDTNVLATLTVRQINPDVFIVAAVREDENGKLMRQSGANSVITSADAVGRLLGLSSVSPSLGEVMEDLLSYGSGLEVAERELLVSEVGQPPQSLSDQVIAIVRDEKVYRYFDPVVGVLARGDRLIVVRPAEEMPWAPRPGTHNEDLAAEDRG; from the coding sequence ATGCGAGGAGGCCAGGCGGAGGGCTCCGCCAACGTCGCGCTGCCCGAGCGTGATGCGTCACCGTGGCGACAGCTCGCGGTGCGCCTCGGCGCGGCCGCCGGCATCCTGGTCGGCGCCGCACTGCTGGTCTACTTCGACCGCAGCGCCTACACCGACACCAGCGACGGCTCGGTCTCGCTGGTCGACGCCTTCTACTACACGACCGTCACCCTGAGCACGACCGGCTACGGCGACATCGCGCCCATCGAGACCCACGCCCGGCTGATCAACGCCTTCATCATCACGCCGGCGCGGATCGCGTTCCTGGTCCTGCTGATCGGGACGACGCTCGAAGTCCTGGCCGCCCAGGGGCGCGAACAGTTCCGGATCGCCCGGTGGAGGAAGAACATGGCAAACCACGTGGTGGTCATCGGCTACGGCACCAAGGGCCGTAGCGCGGTGGAGACCCTGATCAACAACGGCCAGGAGCGCGAGCGGGTGGTCGTCGTGGACCCGAGCCAGGACGCGCTCGTCGACGCCCACGCCGACCAACTGGCCGTGATCACCGGTGACGCCACGCGTCGCGACGTCCTGCGTCGGGCCGGCGTCAGCTCCGCCGACCAGGTCATCATCACCACCGACCGCGACGACACCAACGTGCTCGCGACGCTGACGGTGCGCCAGATCAACCCCGACGTGTTCATCGTGGCCGCGGTGCGCGAGGACGAGAACGGCAAGCTGATGCGCCAGTCCGGTGCGAACTCGGTCATCACCTCCGCCGACGCGGTCGGCCGGCTGCTGGGCCTCTCCTCGGTCTCGCCGAGCCTGGGCGAGGTCATGGAGGACCTGCTCTCCTACGGGTCCGGCCTCGAGGTCGCCGAGCGCGAGCTGCTGGTCTCCGAGGTCGGCCAGCCGCCCCAGTCACTGTCGGACCAGGTGATCGCGATCGTGCGCGACGAGAAGGTCTACCGGTACTTCGACCCCGTCGTCGGCGTGCTCGCGCGCGGCGACCGACTGATCGTCGTACGCCCCGCCGAGGAGATGCCGTGGGCGCCGCGGCCGGGCACCCACAACGAGGACCTCGCGGCGGAGGACCGCGGCTGA
- a CDS encoding tyrosine-type recombinase/integrase yields the protein MASRRGFGAIRKLPSKRFQASYTGPDMVRHKAPRTFQAREDAEAWLAARRAEINGDEWSPPTKQKPITFGEHAERWLTNRPLKPRSRYHYRGILDRHILPTFAGVPLKHITADLVDDWHYRMGDGTPTARAHAYGLLRTILGDAVQRRLIEYNPCHIRGAGNTKRVKQIEPASLEELATLTEAMPQRYRLMVLLAAWCGLRFGELSELRRKDLDLANGVVRVRRAVVRVKGEFIVGTPKSDAGTRDVAIPPHLLPVAKEHLASDITGGRDGLLFPAAGDPGKHLAPATLYRVFYKARDAAGRPDLRFHDLRHTGAVLAASTGATLAELMSRLGHSTAGAALRYQHAAQDRDKAIAEALSALAGE from the coding sequence GTGGCGAGCAGGCGCGGCTTCGGAGCGATCCGCAAGCTCCCCAGCAAGCGGTTCCAAGCCAGCTACACCGGTCCTGACATGGTGCGCCACAAGGCCCCACGGACCTTCCAGGCACGGGAGGACGCGGAGGCATGGCTGGCCGCCCGGCGCGCAGAGATCAACGGCGATGAGTGGAGTCCACCGACCAAGCAGAAGCCGATCACGTTCGGGGAGCACGCGGAACGTTGGTTGACCAACAGGCCGTTGAAGCCGCGGAGCCGATACCACTACCGGGGGATCCTCGACCGTCACATCCTGCCCACGTTCGCCGGTGTGCCGTTGAAGCACATCACCGCAGACCTGGTCGACGACTGGCACTACCGGATGGGGGACGGCACGCCGACCGCCCGAGCGCATGCCTACGGACTGCTGCGGACGATCCTCGGAGACGCGGTGCAACGTCGGTTGATCGAGTACAACCCGTGCCACATCCGGGGCGCGGGCAACACCAAGCGCGTGAAGCAGATCGAGCCCGCCTCCCTCGAGGAGTTGGCAACGCTCACCGAGGCGATGCCGCAGCGGTACCGACTCATGGTTCTGCTGGCAGCTTGGTGCGGCCTCCGGTTCGGGGAGCTTTCTGAGCTGCGCCGCAAGGACCTGGATCTGGCCAACGGCGTGGTGAGGGTCCGCCGCGCCGTCGTCCGCGTGAAGGGTGAGTTCATCGTCGGAACCCCGAAGTCCGACGCCGGAACACGCGACGTGGCGATCCCACCGCACCTACTGCCTGTCGCGAAGGAACACCTGGCAAGCGACATCACCGGTGGCCGTGACGGGCTCCTGTTCCCTGCGGCCGGCGACCCGGGCAAGCATCTGGCCCCAGCGACCCTCTACCGCGTGTTCTACAAGGCCCGCGACGCCGCCGGTAGGCCCGACTTGAGGTTCCACGACCTCCGGCACACCGGCGCGGTACTCGCCGCGTCCACCGGAGCGACACTGGCCGAGCTCATGTCGAGGCTCGGACACTCCACGGCCGGCGCGGCGCTCCGATATCAGCATGCCGCGCAAGATCGCGACAAGGCGATCGCGGAAGCGCTGTCTGCATTGGCGGGGGAGTAG
- a CDS encoding universal stress protein, with amino-acid sequence MNTSTIPSGAVVVAFDGSDHAERAAQWAATVADREHRPLVLVHAAEPPHPSWVAFPAVPPGDLAALQDSAREAGTAMLESAAARIREGHPEVEVVTHVEIGDAREVLVALSDGAHLVAIGSRGHGAVRRLLLGSVAAAVTRHAACPVAVLRPHVEASSGGGVLVGIDADEPAGGTLDHAFRAASWVQSPLTILYCFWDPTRGEDGDALIAEDDAAYAEERASVSESMAGLREKYPDVEVHVQLARGLVDRIMVEQARGRDLLVVGARSHGAVAEALLGSVATTMVEYAPCPVVVVPRSDDA; translated from the coding sequence ATGAACACCTCAACGATCCCCAGCGGCGCCGTCGTTGTCGCCTTCGACGGTTCCGACCACGCCGAGCGCGCCGCGCAGTGGGCCGCCACCGTGGCCGACCGCGAGCACCGGCCACTGGTCCTGGTGCACGCCGCCGAGCCGCCCCACCCGTCGTGGGTTGCCTTCCCGGCCGTGCCGCCGGGGGACCTCGCCGCACTCCAGGACTCGGCCCGCGAGGCCGGGACCGCGATGCTGGAGTCCGCTGCCGCCCGGATCCGGGAGGGCCACCCCGAGGTGGAGGTCGTGACCCACGTCGAGATCGGCGACGCGCGCGAGGTGCTTGTCGCACTCTCCGACGGTGCGCACCTGGTCGCGATCGGGTCCCGCGGTCACGGCGCGGTCCGTCGCCTGCTGCTGGGATCCGTCGCCGCGGCGGTGACGCGCCACGCCGCCTGCCCGGTCGCCGTCCTGCGCCCCCACGTCGAGGCGTCGTCGGGTGGCGGCGTACTCGTCGGCATCGATGCCGACGAGCCGGCCGGGGGGACGCTGGACCACGCCTTCCGGGCGGCCTCCTGGGTGCAGTCCCCGCTCACCATCCTGTACTGCTTCTGGGACCCCACCCGGGGCGAGGACGGCGACGCGCTCATCGCCGAGGACGACGCGGCGTACGCCGAGGAGCGGGCGTCGGTGAGCGAGTCGATGGCCGGGCTGCGCGAGAAGTACCCCGACGTCGAGGTGCACGTGCAGCTCGCGCGGGGACTCGTGGACCGGATCATGGTGGAACAAGCGCGCGGTCGCGACCTGCTCGTCGTCGGTGCCCGCTCCCACGGTGCCGTCGCCGAGGCGCTGCTCGGCTCGGTCGCGACCACGATGGTGGAGTACGCGCCGTGCCCGGTCGTCGTCGTGCCGCGCTCCGACGACGCCTGA
- a CDS encoding DUF86 domain-containing protein, with translation MSRSEAQRLADIRGAISRCIAYRDHLDSAELGPMAYDAMLRNLAVIGEAVKALPDDFKHERASIPWTSIAGLRNVVVHEYFRVNPELVRDIVDNQLAALLTELD, from the coding sequence GTGAGTCGCTCGGAAGCGCAGCGGTTGGCAGACATCCGCGGTGCGATCTCGAGATGCATCGCATACCGCGACCATCTCGATTCGGCGGAGTTGGGACCGATGGCCTACGACGCCATGCTCCGCAACCTCGCGGTGATCGGCGAGGCGGTCAAGGCTCTGCCCGATGACTTCAAACACGAGCGCGCGAGCATCCCTTGGACCTCGATCGCGGGCCTGCGCAACGTCGTTGTCCACGAGTACTTCCGGGTCAACCCGGAACTTGTCAGGGACATCGTCGACAACCAACTGGCGGCTTTGCTCACCGAGTTGGACTGA
- a CDS encoding glycine hydroxymethyltransferase produces MSDSSSANLVSSAYSQALEVIGQVEPRVAEATRKELADQRSSLKLIASENYASPAVLMTMGTWFSDKYAEGTIGHRFYAGCQNVDTVEALAAEHARELFGAPYAYVQPHSGIDANLVAFWSILAHRVEAPTLEKLGAKNVAQLSEQDWEDLRRELGNQRLLGMSLDAGGHLTHGFRPNISGKMFHQQQYGTDPETGLLDYDAVRAKAREFKPLVLIAGYSAYPRRVNFAKMREIADEVGATLMVDMAHFAGLVAGKVFTGDEDPVPHAHIVTTTTHKSLRGPRGGLVLAQEEFAPSVDKGCPMVLGGPLSHVMAAKAVALAEARTQEFRDYAQRIADNAQSLAEGFRSRGANLVTGGTDNHLVLLDVSSFGLTGRQAESALLEAGVVTNRNSVPRDPNGAWYTSGIRLGTPALTTRGFGHDEFDAVADLIVHVLEHTQPGTTKAGDTSKASFVLGDGVADKVRGASAEMLDKHPLYPGLELS; encoded by the coding sequence ATGAGCGACAGTTCCTCCGCCAACCTGGTCAGCAGCGCCTACTCCCAGGCCCTCGAGGTGATCGGACAGGTCGAGCCGCGGGTCGCGGAGGCGACCCGGAAGGAGCTCGCCGACCAGCGCAGCTCGCTGAAGCTGATCGCGAGCGAGAACTACGCCTCGCCGGCGGTGCTGATGACGATGGGCACCTGGTTCAGCGACAAGTACGCCGAGGGCACCATCGGCCACCGTTTCTACGCCGGCTGCCAGAACGTCGACACCGTCGAGGCGCTCGCCGCCGAGCACGCCCGCGAGCTGTTCGGCGCGCCGTACGCCTATGTGCAGCCGCACTCGGGCATCGACGCCAACCTGGTGGCCTTCTGGTCCATCCTTGCCCACCGGGTCGAGGCGCCCACCCTGGAGAAGCTCGGCGCCAAGAACGTCGCCCAGCTCTCCGAGCAGGACTGGGAGGACCTGCGCCGGGAGCTGGGCAACCAGCGGCTGCTGGGCATGTCGCTGGACGCCGGTGGCCACCTCACCCACGGCTTCCGGCCCAACATCAGCGGCAAGATGTTCCACCAGCAGCAGTACGGCACCGACCCCGAGACCGGGCTGCTGGACTACGACGCGGTGCGCGCCAAGGCGCGCGAGTTCAAGCCGCTGGTGCTGATCGCGGGCTACTCGGCCTACCCGCGCCGAGTGAACTTCGCCAAGATGCGCGAGATCGCCGACGAGGTCGGCGCCACGCTGATGGTCGACATGGCCCACTTCGCCGGCCTGGTCGCGGGCAAGGTGTTCACCGGCGACGAGGACCCGGTGCCCCACGCCCACATCGTCACCACCACCACGCACAAGTCCCTGCGCGGCCCCCGCGGCGGCCTGGTCCTCGCCCAGGAGGAGTTCGCGCCCTCGGTGGACAAGGGCTGCCCCATGGTGCTCGGCGGCCCGCTCTCGCACGTCATGGCCGCCAAGGCCGTGGCGCTGGCCGAGGCGCGCACGCAGGAGTTCCGCGACTACGCGCAGCGCATCGCCGACAACGCCCAGTCGCTGGCCGAGGGCTTCCGTTCCCGCGGGGCCAACCTGGTCACCGGCGGCACGGACAACCACCTCGTGCTGCTCGACGTCTCCTCCTTCGGCCTCACCGGTCGGCAGGCCGAGTCGGCGCTGCTCGAGGCCGGGGTGGTCACCAACCGCAACTCGGTGCCGCGCGACCCCAACGGCGCCTGGTACACCTCCGGCATCCGCCTGGGCACCCCCGCGCTCACCACGCGCGGCTTCGGCCACGACGAGTTCGACGCCGTCGCGGACCTGATCGTCCACGTGCTCGAGCACACCCAGCCCGGCACCACCAAGGCCGGCGACACCTCCAAGGCGTCCTTCGTGCTCGGTGACGGCGTCGCGGACAAGGTGCGCGGCGCCTCGGCGGAGATGCTGGACAAGCACCCGCTCTACCCGGGCCTGGAGCTGTCCTGA
- a CDS encoding DUF5994 family protein, translating into MQTSPNISSSSAGHPRIPLRLALKSSGRSSLVDGAWWPQSADLESESADLVDGFPPDTGRVSRLLYSRPDWTGPGGLRRVRVSRGTVKIGSFPSDDTHLMVVRLQSGDRLRLAVIPWDCPRQKAEQILKRASDDGDDASAADLLGIAHPRQETVGEEVWDDDSGSHPL; encoded by the coding sequence GTGCAGACGTCCCCGAACATCTCGAGCAGCAGCGCAGGCCACCCTCGCATCCCCCTGAGACTGGCTCTCAAATCATCGGGGCGATCGTCCCTGGTCGACGGGGCCTGGTGGCCACAGTCCGCGGACCTGGAGAGCGAATCGGCCGACCTCGTTGATGGTTTTCCGCCTGACACCGGCCGAGTGTCCCGCTTGTTGTACTCACGCCCGGACTGGACGGGTCCTGGCGGTCTTCGCCGAGTACGCGTCAGCCGCGGGACCGTGAAGATTGGTTCGTTCCCGAGCGACGACACGCATCTGATGGTGGTCCGACTGCAATCGGGGGACCGTCTCCGCCTGGCGGTCATCCCCTGGGACTGTCCCCGCCAGAAGGCTGAGCAGATACTGAAGCGGGCTTCCGACGACGGTGACGATGCCTCAGCCGCCGACCTGCTCGGCATTGCCCATCCGCGACAGGAGACGGTCGGCGAGGAAGTATGGGACGACGACAGCGGCAGCCATCCTCTGTGA